A single Triticum dicoccoides isolate Atlit2015 ecotype Zavitan chromosome 2A, WEW_v2.0, whole genome shotgun sequence DNA region contains:
- the LOC119355878 gene encoding probable inactive beta-glucosidase 14: MAREAALWLLLLLYAHLLLRRASAIHRGQFPPPTSFLFGTSTAAYQIEGGYLEGKKGLSNWDVYTHKQGTIEDGSNGDIAADHYHRYMEDIELMHSLGMNSYRFSIAWARILPRGRFGHVNPDGVAFYNAIINALLHKGIQPFVTIFHYDIPHELEERYGGWLSPEIQKDFGYFANICFKLFGDRVKFWLTMNQPNLLAKFSYLNGWFPPGHCSEPFGNCAFGNSSIEPYIAGHNMILSHANVVSIYRNNYQERQGGYIGIAVSARWYEPLRNTTIDQLAVERAISFNVPWFLDPIILGDYPAEMRKILGPTLPEFTLKQKKKLHATKLDFIGLNHYSTWYVKDCIFSPCEMDPMDGDARVLSLVERDGVPIGKETGAPFFYDVPHGMEKAVMYYKQRYNNTPTYITENGYAQASNSSMTAKDFTGDTERVDYISGYLSYLVSAIRKGADVRGYFVWSILDDFEWTSGYKDRFGLYHVDFKTQKRTPKLSAEWFREFLKGSLVSREFQNGSQLQQYYTS; encoded by the exons ATGGCGCGCGAGGCGGCACTGTGGCTTCTCCTGCTCTTGTATGCTCACCTGCTCCTCCGACGTGCTTCGGCGATCCATCGCGGCCAGTTCCCTCCTCCGACGAGCTTCCTGTTTGGGACATCCACCGCTGCCTACCAG ATTGAAGGTGGATATTTGGAGGGTAAGAAAGGCCTAAGTAATTGGGATGTCTACACCCACAAGCAAG GCACAATTGAGGATGGAAGCAATGGTGATATTGCTGCTGATCACTACCATCGTTACATG GAAGACATCGAGTTGATGCATTCCTTGGGAATGAACTCATATAGATTCTCCATAGCATGGGCACGAATTCTACCAA GAGGCCGATTTGGACATGTAAATCCAGATGGTGTAGCATTCTACAATGCCATCATCAATGCTCTTCTGCACAAAG GCATACAACCATTTGTTACGATATTTCATTACGACATTCCACATGAGCTTGAAGAGCGATATGGTGGATGGTTGAGTCCAGAAATCCA GAAGGACTTTGGTTACTTTGCAAACATATGCTTCAAGTTGTTTGGCGATCGAGTGAAATTCTGGCTTACAATGAATCAGCCTAACTTATTGGCAAAATTTTCTTATTTGAATGGATGGTTCCCTCCTGGTCATTGTTCGGAGCCGTTTGGGAATTGTGCCTTTGGAAATTCTTCAATAGAGCCATACATAGCAGGTCACAATATGATACTTTCACACGCAAACGTTGTGAGCATTTACAGAAATAACTATCAG GAGAGACAAGGTGGATATATTGGAATTGCTGTCAGCGCAAGATGGTATGAACCATTGCGAAATACCACAATCGACCAACTAGCAGTTGAACGGGCTATATCTTTCAATGTTCCATG GTTTCTGGACCCTATAATTCTTGGTGATTATCCTGCAGAGATGCGCAAAATCTTGGGTCCAACCCTACCTGAGTTCacattaaagcagaagaagaaactaCATGCAACCAAACTGGATTTTATTGGACTAAATCATTATTCGACATGGTATGTGAAGGACTGCATCTTTTCACCATGTGAAATGGATCCTATGGATGGGGATGCGCGAGTGTTAAGTTTAGTAGAACGAGATGGGGTGCCTATCGGTAAAGAG ACAGGAGCACCATTCTTCTATGATGTTCCACATGGGATGGAAAAGGCGGTCATGTATTACAAACAAAGATACAACAACACCCCAACATATATTACAGAAAACG GTTATGCTCAAGCAAGCAATAGCAGCATGACTGCTAAGGATTTTACCGGTGACACAGAAAGAGTTGATTACATCAGTGGCTACCTCTCTTATTTAGTCTCGGCAATAAG GAAAGGAGCTGACGTACGTGGTTACTTTGTGTGGTCTATCCTTGACGACTTCGAGTGGACTTCGGGATACAAGGACAGATTCGGGCTCTACCATGTCGACTTTAAGACGCAGAAGAGGACGCCGAAATTATCAGCTGAATGGTTCAGGGAGTTCCTCAAAGGTTCACTTGTGTCGAGAGAGTTTCAAAATGGATCCCAGCTGCAGCAGTACTATACTTCCTGA
- the LOC119355879 gene encoding uncharacterized protein LOC119355879, protein MAPVLPAPAAAAAPPTFCRVSLPARSAFPSSPAKSLRRFAARSSGGGGRPEPKAGDDESKAVLDAFFLGKALAEALTERAESVVGEVFSVVGQWQAEQQKQVQEFQEEVVQRAQKAKERAAEEVVDDKGPKTLKGPSTTIVTPAPMSPPSPNIPTQAEQL, encoded by the exons ATGGCGCCCGTACTAcctgcgccggcggcggcggcggctcctcccACCTTCTGCCGCGTCTCTCTCCCGGCCCGCAGCGCCTTCCCCTCCTCCCCCGCCAAAAGCCTTCGCAGGTTTGCGGCcaggagcagcggcggcggcggccgtcccGAGCCCAAAGCAG GTGATGACGAGAGCAAGGCCGTCCTTGACGCCTTCTTCCTCGGGAAGGCCTTGGCGGAGGCGCTGACGGAGAGGGCCGAGTCGGTGGTGGGCGAGGTATTCAGCGTCGTCGGGCAGTGGCAGGCGGAGCAGCAGAAGCAGGTCCAGGAATTCCAG GAGGAAGTAGTTCAGAGAGCCCAAAAGGCTAAGGAAAGAGCTGCTGAGGAGGTCGTTGATGATAAGGGACCAAAGACTCTAAAGGGACCTTCAACAACAATCGTGACGCCTGCACCTATGTCTCCTCCTTCTCCTAATATTCCCACACAGGCAGAACAGTTATAA